A single Calidithermus timidus DSM 17022 DNA region contains:
- a CDS encoding Gfo/Idh/MocA family protein has product MGFGILGAARIAASALIPAIHKSTNARLVAVAARDGDRAAEYASQHGIPKAYGSYEQMLADPEVEAVYNPLPNSLHLPWTLKALEAGKHVLCEKPLALNAAEAEQMDQAAKTADRTLMEAFMYRFHPQIARSLELVRSDALGELRLIRASFSFPLERPADIRWVAALGGGALYDVGCYCVTLSRLFAHREPLAVRGWSDLTPPDHPGGGGVDHSFVGVLDFGDGLRSVFDCSFTQPFRQHVELVGERGSLVIPEPWLPGRRGSGGPTLHGQVAPSLIVNGQTEAQPAADQYQRMVEHFVRAARGQEPLRYPAAEAVRQMRVLDALYASARAGRTVQLG; this is encoded by the coding sequence ATGGGATTTGGCATCCTCGGGGCAGCTAGGATTGCAGCCAGCGCCCTGATCCCCGCCATTCACAAATCCACCAACGCCCGGCTGGTGGCGGTAGCAGCCCGCGACGGCGATCGGGCCGCTGAGTACGCAAGCCAGCACGGCATCCCCAAAGCCTATGGCAGCTACGAGCAGATGCTGGCCGACCCCGAGGTCGAGGCTGTGTACAACCCCTTGCCCAACTCGCTGCACCTGCCCTGGACCTTGAAGGCGCTGGAGGCGGGCAAACACGTGCTATGCGAAAAACCCCTGGCGCTGAACGCTGCCGAGGCAGAGCAGATGGATCAGGCAGCAAAAACGGCGGACCGCACCTTGATGGAAGCCTTCATGTACCGCTTCCACCCCCAGATCGCCCGATCCCTCGAGCTGGTGCGATCCGATGCGCTAGGAGAGCTGCGCTTGATCCGCGCTTCGTTTAGCTTCCCCCTCGAGCGCCCTGCCGATATCCGCTGGGTAGCGGCTTTGGGCGGGGGGGCCCTCTACGACGTGGGCTGTTATTGTGTGACACTATCGCGGCTTTTCGCACACCGGGAACCACTCGCCGTGCGTGGATGGAGCGACCTTACCCCCCCCGATCACCCCGGGGGCGGGGGGGTTGACCACAGCTTTGTAGGAGTGCTGGACTTTGGTGATGGGCTGCGTTCGGTGTTTGACTGCTCGTTTACCCAGCCGTTTCGCCAACATGTCGAGCTGGTAGGAGAGCGGGGCAGTTTGGTCATCCCCGAGCCTTGGCTTCCCGGAAGGCGCGGTTCAGGCGGCCCCACCCTACACGGTCAGGTGGCCCCCTCGTTAATCGTCAACGGCCAGACGGAAGCCCAGCCCGCCGCCGACCAGTACCAGCGGATGGTGGAGCACTTCGTAAGGGCCGCCCGCGGCCAAGAGCCTTTACGCTATCCCGCCGCAGAGGCGGTGCGGCAGATGCGGGTGCTGGATGCCCTGTACGCCTCCGCCAGGGCGGGAAGGACGGTGCAGCTTGGCTAA
- a CDS encoding ATP-binding cassette domain-containing protein → MSTPLLEVRGITKRFGGVTALNNVSFQLFPGEVLALAGDNGAGKSTLIKCISGVHLPEEGQIFFQGREVHFNNPREAREAGIETIYQDLALADNLDVGANVFLGREPIRRRFGLPVLDRAKMRAEARTVLDTLDIHTALDRPVSALSGGQRQAVAIGRAIYWKARLLIMDEPTAALGVPEQRKVVELIQRLKQQGVAIIFISHNLGDIFAVSDRILVLLRGQKAGERQASKTNGDEIVKLMVGG, encoded by the coding sequence ATGAGCACACCGCTCCTGGAAGTCCGCGGCATCACCAAGCGCTTCGGTGGGGTGACCGCACTCAACAACGTCTCATTTCAGCTTTTTCCTGGTGAGGTGCTGGCCCTAGCCGGCGACAACGGTGCGGGTAAGAGCACCCTGATCAAGTGCATCAGTGGAGTACACCTACCCGAAGAGGGGCAGATTTTTTTCCAGGGGCGTGAGGTGCACTTCAACAACCCCCGCGAGGCTCGCGAGGCTGGCATCGAGACCATCTATCAGGACCTGGCCTTAGCTGACAACCTCGACGTAGGAGCCAATGTCTTCTTGGGCCGCGAGCCGATACGTCGCCGCTTTGGGCTGCCGGTCTTGGATCGGGCAAAGATGCGCGCTGAAGCTCGTACCGTGCTCGATACCCTGGACATCCACACTGCCCTGGACCGCCCGGTGAGTGCGCTCTCGGGCGGGCAGCGCCAGGCCGTCGCCATCGGGCGGGCTATCTATTGGAAGGCCCGGCTGCTGATCATGGACGAGCCCACCGCCGCCTTGGGGGTCCCCGAGCAGCGTAAGGTGGTCGAGCTGATTCAGCGCCTCAAGCAGCAAGGGGTGGCAATCATCTTCATCTCACACAATCTGGGGGATATCTTCGCCGTCTCCGACCGGATTCTGGTGCTGCTGCGCGGCCAGAAAGCTGGAGAACGCCAAGCCAGCAAAACCAACGGCGATGAGATCGTCAAGCTGATGGTGGGGGGATAA